The following proteins are encoded in a genomic region of Alosa alosa isolate M-15738 ecotype Scorff River chromosome 10, AALO_Geno_1.1, whole genome shotgun sequence:
- the si:dkeyp-61b2.1 gene encoding tumor necrosis factor receptor superfamily member 21 isoform X3: MEWMYSTNVLIIIFLCKLLSVSGHCPCEPGQEHCKCLQCKKDYYRRQRHSRYSCDACTQPCSAKHLVEIKACSINTNRVCHCAKGYYCPEPQNFSCVFDCKPCPPGTFSNKTSLDPSCHPHTDCKGRGVITEGTATQDRVCVDATTPLSSTTSRSTSGGDATTTRLTSTHGRPTTSKSTSGGDATTTKLISTYDSLTTSKSASGGDSTTNRQVLTGPTNSSVAYDTLKTGRTHGLIKTDSMTGHEGFSDTLTDSPSQWLVVLMILLVVSVLVGCFLWLKGKALKKQLKWTKGLPFGKYQEQQQQLGPDMESDPCVERLIPLSWGSGGPPKETGSAAQPHPGSTQHVTMNNSGRGESISNTVGSIFIYSPGMVVLGTNASDRREEGQQASVPQQESRSASSSGSSNGFSRSYPDSVGFSTQEEDDNKELSYPIPASGK, translated from the exons CTCTCAGTGTCAGGCCACTGCCCATGTGAGCCAG GGCAGGAGCACTGTAAGTGTCTCCAGTGCAAAAAGGATTACTACAGGCGTCAAAGACATAGTCGATATTCTTGTGATGCCTGCACACAACCCTGTTCCG CAAAACACCTTGTTGAGATAAAAGCCTGCAGTATCAACACCAACCGTGTGTGTCACTGTGCCAAAGGCTATTACTGCCCTGAACCTCAAAACTTCAGCTGTGTTTTCGACTGCAAGCCTTGTCCTCCTGGAACATTCTCCAATAAAACATCCTTGGACCCATCCTGTCATCCTCACACAGA TTGTAAAGGTCGAGGAGTGATCACGGAGGGGACAGCTACACAGGACCGGGTCTGTGTTGATGCTACCACCCCACTTTCCAGCACTACCTCAAGGAGCACATCTGGAGGTGATGCTACTACCACCAGACTTACCAGCACACATGGCAGGCCTACTACCTCAAAGAGCACATCTGGAGGTGATGCTACCACCACCAAACTTATCAGTACATATGATAGTCTTACTACCTCAAAGAGCGCATCTGGAGGTGACTCTACCACCAACAGACAGGTTCTTACTGGCCCAACGAACTCTTCTGTTGCCTATGATACTTTGAAGACAGGCAGGACCCATGGCCTGATCAAAACAGACTCAATGACGGGTCATGAAG GTTTTTCCGACACCTTGACAGACTCACCTAGTCAGTGGCTAGTTGTGCTGATGATACTCCTGGTTGTCTCTGTTCTGGTGGGCTGCTTCCTGTGGCTCAAGGGCAAGGCTCTGAAGAAGCAGCTTAAGTGGACCAAGG GTCTGCCATTTGGAAAATAT caggagcagcagcagcagcttggGCCAGACATGGAAAGTGACCCGTGTGTGGAGCGGCTGATTCCCCTGAGCTGGGGGAGCGGGGGCCCACCGAAGGAGACGGGGTCAGCGGCCCAGCCTCACCCAGGCAGCACGCAGCACGTTACCATGAACAATAGTGGAAGGGGAGAGAGCATCAGCAACACTGTGG GGTCTATATTTATCTACTCTCCCGGAATGGTGGTCCTGGGCACCAATGCTTCGGACCGGCgagaggaggggcagcaggcCTCTGTTCCGCAGCAGGAGTCTCGCAGTGCCTCCTCCAGCGGCTCCTCCAACGGCTTCTCCAGATCCTACCCAGACTCAGTGGGGTTCAGCACCCAGGAGGAGGATGACAACAAAGAGCTCAGCTACCCAATCCCAGCCAGCGGCAAATGA
- the si:dkeyp-61b2.1 gene encoding tumor necrosis factor receptor superfamily member 21 isoform X1, which produces MEWMYSTNVLIIIFLCKLLSVSGHCPCEPGQEHCKCLQCKKDYYRRQRHSRYSCDACTQPCSAKHLVEIKACSINTNRVCHCAKGYYCPEPQNFSCVFDCKPCPPGTFSNKTSLDPSCHPHTDCKGRGVITEGTATQDRVCVDATTPLSSTTSRSTSGGDATTTRLTSTHGRPTTSKSTSGGDATTTKLISTYDSLTTSKSASGGDSTTNRQVLTGPTNSSVAYDTLKTGRTHGLIKTDSMTGHEGFSDTLTDSPSQWLVVLMILLVVSVLVGCFLWLKGKALKKQLKWTKGLPFGKYPVTKKVGYNVCAPSLQQEQQQQLGPDMESDPCVERLIPLSWGSGGPPKETGSAAQPHPGSTQHVTMNNSGRGESISNTVGSIFIYSPGMVVLGTNASDRREEGQQASVPQQESRSASSSGSSNGFSRSYPDSVGFSTQEEDDNKELSYPIPASGK; this is translated from the exons CTCTCAGTGTCAGGCCACTGCCCATGTGAGCCAG GGCAGGAGCACTGTAAGTGTCTCCAGTGCAAAAAGGATTACTACAGGCGTCAAAGACATAGTCGATATTCTTGTGATGCCTGCACACAACCCTGTTCCG CAAAACACCTTGTTGAGATAAAAGCCTGCAGTATCAACACCAACCGTGTGTGTCACTGTGCCAAAGGCTATTACTGCCCTGAACCTCAAAACTTCAGCTGTGTTTTCGACTGCAAGCCTTGTCCTCCTGGAACATTCTCCAATAAAACATCCTTGGACCCATCCTGTCATCCTCACACAGA TTGTAAAGGTCGAGGAGTGATCACGGAGGGGACAGCTACACAGGACCGGGTCTGTGTTGATGCTACCACCCCACTTTCCAGCACTACCTCAAGGAGCACATCTGGAGGTGATGCTACTACCACCAGACTTACCAGCACACATGGCAGGCCTACTACCTCAAAGAGCACATCTGGAGGTGATGCTACCACCACCAAACTTATCAGTACATATGATAGTCTTACTACCTCAAAGAGCGCATCTGGAGGTGACTCTACCACCAACAGACAGGTTCTTACTGGCCCAACGAACTCTTCTGTTGCCTATGATACTTTGAAGACAGGCAGGACCCATGGCCTGATCAAAACAGACTCAATGACGGGTCATGAAG GTTTTTCCGACACCTTGACAGACTCACCTAGTCAGTGGCTAGTTGTGCTGATGATACTCCTGGTTGTCTCTGTTCTGGTGGGCTGCTTCCTGTGGCTCAAGGGCAAGGCTCTGAAGAAGCAGCTTAAGTGGACCAAGG GTCTGCCATTTGGAAAATAT CCAGTGACAAAGAAGGTGGGTTACAACGTCTGTGCACCCTCCctccagcaggagcagcagcagcagcttggGCCAGACATGGAAAGTGACCCGTGTGTGGAGCGGCTGATTCCCCTGAGCTGGGGGAGCGGGGGCCCACCGAAGGAGACGGGGTCAGCGGCCCAGCCTCACCCAGGCAGCACGCAGCACGTTACCATGAACAATAGTGGAAGGGGAGAGAGCATCAGCAACACTGTGG GGTCTATATTTATCTACTCTCCCGGAATGGTGGTCCTGGGCACCAATGCTTCGGACCGGCgagaggaggggcagcaggcCTCTGTTCCGCAGCAGGAGTCTCGCAGTGCCTCCTCCAGCGGCTCCTCCAACGGCTTCTCCAGATCCTACCCAGACTCAGTGGGGTTCAGCACCCAGGAGGAGGATGACAACAAAGAGCTCAGCTACCCAATCCCAGCCAGCGGCAAATGA
- the si:dkeyp-61b2.1 gene encoding tumor necrosis factor receptor superfamily member 21 isoform X2, whose translation MEWMYSTNVLIIIFLCKLLSVSGHCPCEPGQEHCKCLQCKKDYYRRQRHSRYSCDACTQPCSAKHLVEIKACSINTNRVCHCAKGYYCPEPQNFSCVFDCKPCPPGTFSNKTSLDPSCHPHTDCKGRGVITEGTATQDRVCVDATTPLSSTTSRSTSGGDATTTRLTSTHGRPTTSKSTSGGDATTTKLISTYDSLTTSKSASGGDSTTNRQVLTGPTNSSVAYDTLKTGRTHGLIKTDSMTGFSDTLTDSPSQWLVVLMILLVVSVLVGCFLWLKGKALKKQLKWTKGLPFGKYPVTKKVGYNVCAPSLQQEQQQQLGPDMESDPCVERLIPLSWGSGGPPKETGSAAQPHPGSTQHVTMNNSGRGESISNTVGSIFIYSPGMVVLGTNASDRREEGQQASVPQQESRSASSSGSSNGFSRSYPDSVGFSTQEEDDNKELSYPIPASGK comes from the exons CTCTCAGTGTCAGGCCACTGCCCATGTGAGCCAG GGCAGGAGCACTGTAAGTGTCTCCAGTGCAAAAAGGATTACTACAGGCGTCAAAGACATAGTCGATATTCTTGTGATGCCTGCACACAACCCTGTTCCG CAAAACACCTTGTTGAGATAAAAGCCTGCAGTATCAACACCAACCGTGTGTGTCACTGTGCCAAAGGCTATTACTGCCCTGAACCTCAAAACTTCAGCTGTGTTTTCGACTGCAAGCCTTGTCCTCCTGGAACATTCTCCAATAAAACATCCTTGGACCCATCCTGTCATCCTCACACAGA TTGTAAAGGTCGAGGAGTGATCACGGAGGGGACAGCTACACAGGACCGGGTCTGTGTTGATGCTACCACCCCACTTTCCAGCACTACCTCAAGGAGCACATCTGGAGGTGATGCTACTACCACCAGACTTACCAGCACACATGGCAGGCCTACTACCTCAAAGAGCACATCTGGAGGTGATGCTACCACCACCAAACTTATCAGTACATATGATAGTCTTACTACCTCAAAGAGCGCATCTGGAGGTGACTCTACCACCAACAGACAGGTTCTTACTGGCCCAACGAACTCTTCTGTTGCCTATGATACTTTGAAGACAGGCAGGACCCATGGCCTGATCAAAACAGACTCAATGACGG GTTTTTCCGACACCTTGACAGACTCACCTAGTCAGTGGCTAGTTGTGCTGATGATACTCCTGGTTGTCTCTGTTCTGGTGGGCTGCTTCCTGTGGCTCAAGGGCAAGGCTCTGAAGAAGCAGCTTAAGTGGACCAAGG GTCTGCCATTTGGAAAATAT CCAGTGACAAAGAAGGTGGGTTACAACGTCTGTGCACCCTCCctccagcaggagcagcagcagcagcttggGCCAGACATGGAAAGTGACCCGTGTGTGGAGCGGCTGATTCCCCTGAGCTGGGGGAGCGGGGGCCCACCGAAGGAGACGGGGTCAGCGGCCCAGCCTCACCCAGGCAGCACGCAGCACGTTACCATGAACAATAGTGGAAGGGGAGAGAGCATCAGCAACACTGTGG GGTCTATATTTATCTACTCTCCCGGAATGGTGGTCCTGGGCACCAATGCTTCGGACCGGCgagaggaggggcagcaggcCTCTGTTCCGCAGCAGGAGTCTCGCAGTGCCTCCTCCAGCGGCTCCTCCAACGGCTTCTCCAGATCCTACCCAGACTCAGTGGGGTTCAGCACCCAGGAGGAGGATGACAACAAAGAGCTCAGCTACCCAATCCCAGCCAGCGGCAAATGA
- the si:dkeyp-61b2.1 gene encoding tumor necrosis factor receptor superfamily member 9 isoform X4 translates to MEWMYSTNVLIIIFLCKLLSVSGHCPCEPGQEHCKCLQCKKDYYRRQRHSRYSCDACTQPCSAKHLVEIKACSINTNRVCHCAKGYYCPEPQNFSCVFDCKPCPPGTFSNKTSLDPSCHPHTDCKGRGVITEGTATQDRVCVDATTPLSSTTSRSTSGGDATTTRLTSTHGRPTTSKSTSGGFSDTLTDSPSQWLVVLMILLVVSVLVGCFLWLKGKALKKQLKWTKGLPFGKYPVTKKVGYNVCAPSLQQEQQQQLGPDMESDPCVERLIPLSWGSGGPPKETGSAAQPHPGSTQHVTMNNSGRGESISNTVGSIFIYSPGMVVLGTNASDRREEGQQASVPQQESRSASSSGSSNGFSRSYPDSVGFSTQEEDDNKELSYPIPASGK, encoded by the exons CTCTCAGTGTCAGGCCACTGCCCATGTGAGCCAG GGCAGGAGCACTGTAAGTGTCTCCAGTGCAAAAAGGATTACTACAGGCGTCAAAGACATAGTCGATATTCTTGTGATGCCTGCACACAACCCTGTTCCG CAAAACACCTTGTTGAGATAAAAGCCTGCAGTATCAACACCAACCGTGTGTGTCACTGTGCCAAAGGCTATTACTGCCCTGAACCTCAAAACTTCAGCTGTGTTTTCGACTGCAAGCCTTGTCCTCCTGGAACATTCTCCAATAAAACATCCTTGGACCCATCCTGTCATCCTCACACAGA TTGTAAAGGTCGAGGAGTGATCACGGAGGGGACAGCTACACAGGACCGGGTCTGTGTTGATGCTACCACCCCACTTTCCAGCACTACCTCAAGGAGCACATCTGGAGGTGATGCTACTACCACCAGACTTACCAGCACACATGGCAGGCCTACTACCTCAAAGAGCACATCTGGAG GTTTTTCCGACACCTTGACAGACTCACCTAGTCAGTGGCTAGTTGTGCTGATGATACTCCTGGTTGTCTCTGTTCTGGTGGGCTGCTTCCTGTGGCTCAAGGGCAAGGCTCTGAAGAAGCAGCTTAAGTGGACCAAGG GTCTGCCATTTGGAAAATAT CCAGTGACAAAGAAGGTGGGTTACAACGTCTGTGCACCCTCCctccagcaggagcagcagcagcagcttggGCCAGACATGGAAAGTGACCCGTGTGTGGAGCGGCTGATTCCCCTGAGCTGGGGGAGCGGGGGCCCACCGAAGGAGACGGGGTCAGCGGCCCAGCCTCACCCAGGCAGCACGCAGCACGTTACCATGAACAATAGTGGAAGGGGAGAGAGCATCAGCAACACTGTGG GGTCTATATTTATCTACTCTCCCGGAATGGTGGTCCTGGGCACCAATGCTTCGGACCGGCgagaggaggggcagcaggcCTCTGTTCCGCAGCAGGAGTCTCGCAGTGCCTCCTCCAGCGGCTCCTCCAACGGCTTCTCCAGATCCTACCCAGACTCAGTGGGGTTCAGCACCCAGGAGGAGGATGACAACAAAGAGCTCAGCTACCCAATCCCAGCCAGCGGCAAATGA
- the si:dkeyp-61b2.1 gene encoding tumor necrosis factor receptor superfamily member 9 isoform X5, whose protein sequence is MEWMYSTNVLIIIFLCKLLSVSGHCPCEPGQEHCKCLQCKKDYYRRQRHSRYSCDACTQPCSAKHLVEIKACSINTNRVCHCAKGYYCPEPQNFSCVFDCKPCPPGTFSNKTSLDPSCHPHTDCKGRGVITEGTATQDRVCVDATTPLSSTTSRSTSGGFSDTLTDSPSQWLVVLMILLVVSVLVGCFLWLKGKALKKQLKWTKGLPFGKYPVTKKVGYNVCAPSLQQEQQQQLGPDMESDPCVERLIPLSWGSGGPPKETGSAAQPHPGSTQHVTMNNSGRGESISNTVGSIFIYSPGMVVLGTNASDRREEGQQASVPQQESRSASSSGSSNGFSRSYPDSVGFSTQEEDDNKELSYPIPASGK, encoded by the exons CTCTCAGTGTCAGGCCACTGCCCATGTGAGCCAG GGCAGGAGCACTGTAAGTGTCTCCAGTGCAAAAAGGATTACTACAGGCGTCAAAGACATAGTCGATATTCTTGTGATGCCTGCACACAACCCTGTTCCG CAAAACACCTTGTTGAGATAAAAGCCTGCAGTATCAACACCAACCGTGTGTGTCACTGTGCCAAAGGCTATTACTGCCCTGAACCTCAAAACTTCAGCTGTGTTTTCGACTGCAAGCCTTGTCCTCCTGGAACATTCTCCAATAAAACATCCTTGGACCCATCCTGTCATCCTCACACAGA TTGTAAAGGTCGAGGAGTGATCACGGAGGGGACAGCTACACAGGACCGGGTCTGTGTTGATGCTACCACCCCACTTTCCAGCACTACCTCAAGGAGCACATCTGGAG GTTTTTCCGACACCTTGACAGACTCACCTAGTCAGTGGCTAGTTGTGCTGATGATACTCCTGGTTGTCTCTGTTCTGGTGGGCTGCTTCCTGTGGCTCAAGGGCAAGGCTCTGAAGAAGCAGCTTAAGTGGACCAAGG GTCTGCCATTTGGAAAATAT CCAGTGACAAAGAAGGTGGGTTACAACGTCTGTGCACCCTCCctccagcaggagcagcagcagcagcttggGCCAGACATGGAAAGTGACCCGTGTGTGGAGCGGCTGATTCCCCTGAGCTGGGGGAGCGGGGGCCCACCGAAGGAGACGGGGTCAGCGGCCCAGCCTCACCCAGGCAGCACGCAGCACGTTACCATGAACAATAGTGGAAGGGGAGAGAGCATCAGCAACACTGTGG GGTCTATATTTATCTACTCTCCCGGAATGGTGGTCCTGGGCACCAATGCTTCGGACCGGCgagaggaggggcagcaggcCTCTGTTCCGCAGCAGGAGTCTCGCAGTGCCTCCTCCAGCGGCTCCTCCAACGGCTTCTCCAGATCCTACCCAGACTCAGTGGGGTTCAGCACCCAGGAGGAGGATGACAACAAAGAGCTCAGCTACCCAATCCCAGCCAGCGGCAAATGA